A stretch of the Oncorhynchus clarkii lewisi isolate Uvic-CL-2024 chromosome 9, UVic_Ocla_1.0, whole genome shotgun sequence genome encodes the following:
- the LOC139417163 gene encoding RING finger protein 227-like — translation MCSDLECGICYRSYNTGRRCPRELQCKHSFCERCLVTLSQSSVCEVESTKECSPQDKTIVCPLCRYQTSVSGKVRAALPVDESVLERMVVSGVLGESMTDDEGDSEGEEDDNDTPHENSAEERGSRGGRFRRSLRRVWGKFTGNHSQRRAHCMTDDDLRDLFMMSCYTI, via the exons ATGTGTTCAGATCTTGAGTGCGGAATTTGTTACCGAAGCTACAACACCGGCCGTCGGTGTCCTCGTGAGTTACAGTGTAAACACAGCTTTTGTGAGCGCTGTCTGGTGACTCTTTCCCAATCCTCAGTATGTGAAGTGGAATCCACGAAGGAATGTTCGCCGCAGGACAAGACAATCGTTTGCCCACTCTGCCGATACCAGACCTCTGTATCGGGAAAAGTGAGGGCAGCGCTTCCGGTAGACGAAAGTGTTCTAGAGCGCATGGTGGTATCTGGCGTTCTCGGGGAAAGCATGACAGACGACGAGGGGGATAGCGAGGGGGAGGAGGATGACAATGACACTCCCCATGAGAACTCAGCCGAGGAAAGGGGTTCCAGAGGTGGAAGGTTCCGCCGTTCGCTGAGGCGCGTCTGGGGCAAATTCACTGGGAATCATTCCCAAAGGAGAGCGC ATTGTATGACTGATGATGACCTACGAGACCTCTTCATGATGTCATGCTATACCATTTGA